The Pygocentrus nattereri isolate fPygNat1 chromosome 12, fPygNat1.pri, whole genome shotgun sequence genome includes the window GAATAATGCTGACTAATGCTTACTGCCATGAAAGGAACGTAAGGGCGGGCATCACGAACAGGATGAGTCCGGAGTTGCGACGGAGGGGGGACAGCTAAACGCACACCGAGGACGCTCTCCGGCTGAGACCGAACCCGAGACGAGGAAGTCCCACAGAACAAGGGCTAGTACCGCGGGGGTGACAGGTTAGTTATTTTGAAAATAACAGTAGGTTAATTTATTCCCCTCCACCTCACCTTAAGCACTCCGCCCTGGACGAGTTTAGTTGCATGACGGTGTAACACATTGCGTGGCAGTCGGGGCAGGACGCTCGACGGCGCAATAAGAAAAGACTAGCCTGGTCAGAGCGAGGCCTCTATTGATAGACGTATCTTTAGAGCAATAGGTCTGGACCGTGGAGAGGAGTGCATAAGTAATATCAATAGTACAGGGTGCTGATTGAGTATTAAGTAGGGATAAAGGGAGGTGAGACTTGGTTGTTGGGGCCAAATTTCTCTGAGTCGCCAAATTAATTGAGAGAACAAAATGGGATCCCAATTAGCTGTtagtttaattgttttaatttagtttaattaatttaattcccAATTAGTTAAGGAGTTAAAGTTTAACCCTAAAGTCCATACTGCAGCTCTTTTTAGCAAATGAGCCAGGATTATGGTACTGATAGTGTAATGTATGTCCCCTTTGGATCAAATATTTCGGATTTCCAGCAAATGAACTCTTCctcagcaaaagaaaaaaacacatcaaatggtagtttagtgtgaaatatttgaataaatttaAAGAAAGAGTAATATCACACCAAAATCAGCTTATAGGTTCAGACAAGCCCAATACCCCTTGAAACCAGAAGCCATTGAGGGCATTAGGCCAGTATTTCACGCCTGGCGTGAGGCAGGGGTAATAGTTCCGTGCCCAGACTCACCAGTAAGAACACCCACTGACCACACCCACTACACAATAGTGGACCTAGCAAATGCATTCTTTAGTGTACCGGTACATCCAGATAGCAGACTCTGGTTTGCGTTCTCTTTCGAAGGGAAAGCATATACGTTTACCCTCCTGACAATTTCAGGAACCAAAATAGAACACCATCATCTCATCAATGAGTTATTAGCAGCCTTACTGCTGCCATCACAGATTGCAGTAGTAaaatgcactcacacacacacacacacacacacactgcagggaaaataaaatccttcatgtgtgtgtgtgtagtacatGACATATATACCCATGCTTCTGTCTTGTCAGTAGCACTGCTGTCCAGAGAACTTCCACTGCTGACCCTGTTAGCAAGGGCAATTCCTTTGTTGATAGGGTAGCGAAACACACTGCACATAACACACCGATCTCCGCCGCCCAAGTGTACACCACCGAGCAGGAGAAACCAACCCTCTCAGATATTCAAGCTACTGCCACACCAGTTGAAAAAGCTCAGTGGGCAAAATCAGGgtgtacaaaacaaaacaatgtatgGGTACACACAACAACCAATAGGCCATGCCTTCCCAAACCATACATGAAGGTTGATTGCTATTGTTCATGGGCGGAGCCACATGAACAAAGGGGGGATATTGGGAACCATAGCTAAACACTGGTATGCACCAGGACTCTCAACAGTCACCCAAAATTTTTGCTCAACATGCCTCATATGTGCGCAAAACACGCATAGGCACACACAACCCTTAACACAACAAGCTGTGGGACACCCCCGAGCAATGGAACCATTTCAACATTGGCAAATTGATTTTGTTGAATTAATTCCAGCAGAAGGGAAAAGGTTCCTCCTGGTCTGTGTATGCATGTTCAGAAGCTTTTCCCACAGGTACCCAGGATGGCAAAGCAGTGGCCAAAGCATTCCTCAAGGAAATAATTATCAGGTGGGGCCTGCCACAACATGTTTCAAGTGATAATGGTAAACCCTTTGTATACACAGGCTTGAATAGCCTGACCAAGTATCTAGGAATCTAGGATATGAGAAAACATTGCAGCTACCACCCCGTCAGCGCCGGGGCAGTAGAGAGGGCTAATGGGACCATCAAAAATGGTCTTCCAAAAATGTCACAACAAACAGGCCTTAATTGGATCAAATGTCTCCCTCTGGTCCTTTGGCAGAGTAGGACCAGACCACAAATGAGAACAGCCTAAGTGCATTCCCAACACGGGAATAGGTCCATCCCCACTCGATAACAGTTGCTTGACCACTCTCTCACGACCTACTGCGTCTCACTTTATGAGACGCTTCTGTCTGTGTCTAAGCAGGTGAAAGCAGTACTACCTCAAGCAGCTGACCAGCCCTTCCACAACTACAAGCCGGGTGATTGGGTGCTGATCCGGGACCTGAGGAGGCGGAGGTGGAACCAGCCCAAGTGGAGGGGACCTCACCAAGTGCTTCTGGTCACCCACACTGCAGTCAAGGTGGAAGGTCGAGGAACGTGGGTACATCACACTCACTTTAAGAGGGCTCCAACGACACCTGAGGAAACGACTTCAACATGATGTACATCACACTGTTGCTTTTACCTCGTCCTGGCAGGAGCCTGGGAGACCACTGAGAAACAGTGTGGAGGTAACAGAGCCTACATGATGTCTGTTGTGGCAGCTAATGTTGTGGACCCCGACAGACATTGTTTAGTATGCCACAAGTTTACTGTCCCATGGGTTCCCACACCACTAGACAATGCTACGGCTGCTCCACTGATCCAGAACATGTCAGACTGTGGACTGAACACGGGGGCGGGGTTCATGTTGAATGTTTCCCAAGAATATTTACTGACTGGGCAGATGCCTGTATGGGCTACCTATAGCACCCAAGCTATCGCACCTAGACCCAATGATTGTGAAACGAATGGTCCCAGGTATTCACCTATGTTTCGAAACATATCTTTTTCTGCAATACCCACTTATAATGCTaccatgtgcttgtgttcagTAGGTGTCCCAGATGCCCCCATCTTAGGTCACACCCAGTGCTGAGTCAATTTTACTGCCCTAAATCCAGAAAATACTAATTGTTCTGTCTCTACTGGCAACATCACCCATTATTTCCAGTCTACTAACTGCACCCTACTCATGTACACCCAAACCTTGTGTCCGGTAAGCTGGGTCTGTGGTCAATCGGCCTACACTGGGTTCCCAATTGCATCGCGGTATAACTGGAGAGGGTGCTGTACTCCCGCCATAGTAGTTCCCAATTTAGCTGTGCTCCATAAGCCCGTTAGGACTAGGCGAGGTGCCCCAACTTACAATGGATACACCCTCGCTGATCCCTGGACCTCCCCAGGGACAGCTGTGGGGTGGTCTGTGTTCTTGGGGGGAGGCACAGCAGCAGCCTTGAATAAGATAAATGGCCTGGCATGGCAGATACTAGTCTTACTCAATGAAACAGAGAAAGCTCTCACCTTAGTGAATACTGAGATGGCTGCAATTATACAAGCCGTGTTGCAGAACAGAATGGCTCTTGACCTCTTACTGGCTAAGGAAGGAGGGATCTGTAAGGTATTGAACATTTCATGTTGTTTCTCACTCCCAGATTATTACAGAAATATGTCTGATCTCATTGCTCACATGTGAGCTAGCATTCAGCTTCCACCGATTGCAGATGACTCCTGGTTTAGCTGGGTGACCTCTCTGATGGGCCCATGGGGACACTGGATTGTTATTATGTTAATACCAGTTATATGTGTGCTACTTCTTGTGATATGTATTGTTCCCTGCATCTATAATTGTATCTCTGACATGATTGCCCACTCCTTTACTGCTCAACATCAAATGTTACAGTGGACATTGAGCATGATGATAATCACCCTTCAGAAGATCGATTCTTTGAACTTGCAACAATTGTTTAATGAGGGAAAGTAAAGTTTAGAGGTTAATTTAGAATCAAAGGGGGGAAATGTtgtggaaatgtatttaattgtgTTGAAATACGCCTTTTGAGCAATTATGCTTAAGGATGATTCTAAATGTCACAGTGTCTGAGAGGTAGCGGGATTTTTTGTGTCATGAGGGATTTTGTCATGAGATAAGTGGAAGTGACCTCGCTatgagaacagaaagagagtgtgaaGATAAGAGGCAGCGTGAGAACCGTAGCGCCTAGCCACAAGGCTACGGGTCGGATCTGGATGTTCTCGCTGTCTGTTCGCAGTAAACAGGTCGTATAAGATAAACATGTAAGAGAATGGTGTACAATTGAGAATAATGCTGACTAATGCTTACTGCCATGAAAGGAACGTAAGGGCGGGGGAATGACAGAAGGGTATaagaagcacaacacacagctaTGAAAGAtataggaaagggagagagaatccattttttgtcatgttcgCTTTTTAATAAACTTGTTACTCACTTTGATAAAGACTCAGAggctcaaattcatttttttgtcacGATTTTCCACCACAAACGTTAGCCCACGTAAACGTTCTCTCTTAAAGCAAGAGACTGAGTACTTACTAGAAAACGGATTTGCAGTTCCCAGTAACAGCCCATGGTGTTCTCCTTGTCTTCTGGTCCCAAAACCTGACACAACATATAGGTTTTGCACTGATTACGTAAAAGTAAACGCCATTACAGTCCCGGATTCTTTTCCTCTACCACGAATGGAGGATTGTGTTGATCGAGTTGGCTCTGCCAAATTTGTGACCAAATTAGATCTACTGAAAGGCTATTGGCAGGTTCCTCTAACCTCTCGTGCCTCTGACATCTCTGCATTTGCTACCCCAGATACATTTCTGCAGTATACCGTCATGGCTTTCGGTTTACAAAATGCCCCAGCTACTTTCCAACGCCTCATGACTACTGTTCTAGGAGACGTGCCAAATTGTGATGCCTACCTTGATGacattgttgtttatttggaCACCTGGGAACACCATATGCAGCTGCAGGAAACAGAATTTACCAGATTACGAGATGCCTACCTTGTGCTTAACCTAGAAAAATGTGAGTTTGGAAAAGGTGTGCTCACCTACCTTAGTAGAGTTGTTGGTAACGGCATGGTGCGGCCCTTAGATGCCAAAGTACAAGCCATTAGCTCTTTCTCCACTCCGCAAACACAACGTGAGCTTAAACGTTTCTTAGGTATGGCTGGTTACTATCGTTGCTTTTGCAAGAATTTTTCTGACCTTGTTTTGCCACTCACCAACCTCCTCTGTAAAAACGTCCTTTTGTTTGGTCCCCTGCATGCCAGTCTGCGTTTGAAAGCTTTGTTAAGTAGCTCCCCTGTTCTAGCCACACCTGACTTTGATAAGCCCTTTAAATTGGAAATAGATGCCAGTGGTCCTGGGGCTGGTGCACTCCTCCTACAAGAGGACCCccttttttaacttttcaaGGAAATGTGTTAAGCATCAGCTAGCTTACAGTACCATTGAGAAGGAAGCCCTTGCACTCCTCCTTGCACTGCAACACTTTAAGGTTTACCTTGATGGTAGTTTGATGCCCCTTATAGTATATACAGATCGTAACCCCCTAGTATTTCTCCACCGCATGTCTAACACCAATCATCATCTAATGCGCTGGTCTCTACTACTCCAAGGCTTTAATCTCACTGTCATTCACAAGAAGGGGACTGACGATATAATCGCAGACACGCTCTCTAGATGATAAGGTTTTGTTTCTTGTGTGAATGGGTTCACACTTATGGGGGGGAGTGTTATGCCTTGTGTTTTGCgtggtttgtgttttttgtgcacTCATTCCAGAATCCAACCCATGACTTCACCCTTGCCGCTACCGGACCCAGCTGCTGGTCCATCCCATGGCTGAGACTCCAGGAGACTTCTTCATTGTTTCCCCTTGCTTTTGTGTGTATTTCGCTTTCATTGCCTGTCTTGCTTGTTTCGACTCGACTACGATTTGGCCTGACCCATGTAACctgtatgtttatgtgtagTCAATGTGAACCGGCTGTAGGGAGTGGCTGCCGTTTTGTTTGGGAGCgggttgtgtctgtgtgtttggttAGTGAGCGCTGGAGGTTGAACActgtcttttgtttctttttgtttgactGTAGGGAAGGTAGTTTGTGTTGTACAGTTAgtgtgggtttgtttgttttctggccTGGGCCATTCCTGTGGGTGTAAATCTACTGTTGTTCTGTGAGTCACATAATACGGTCTTGATCTTAATAATTACGTTTGGTGTTTCATTCCCCGCTCACCTCACCACTTCTCACTCTCTTCACATTGTTACTGCCTGACCTAGACCGGGTCGTAacaatatatccatccatccatccatccatccattttctaagccgcttctccgtcagggtcgcggggggtgctggagcctatcccagcagtcttcgggcgaaaggcaggatacaccctggacaggtcgccagtccatcgcagggcagacagacagacacagacagtcactcacacactcacacctaggggcaatttagcatgtccaattggcctgactgcatgtctttggactgtgggaggaaaccggagaacccggaggaaacatgcaaactccacacagagaggaccctggtcgcccggccaatgattcgaacccaggccctccttgctgtgaggcaacagcgctacccaccacgccactgtgccgcccgtAACAGTATATTaagacattatttacactgtgtcttccagctttcctaacattaaTCTAGCATTACTGTCtctagtgctgtgacactgtaaccagtttcagctttaaaccagtctgtaatgagacagaacagcagatgtatcttatcttaaaatgtACTCTTTATTAATATGTTCCGTTACTACATTACCACTCCATTATCACCTCTATAATAACTCCACAGGAACTGCCCACTTAAATTGTAACTATAACAATACATTACAGGAAAGCTCCTGTGTATTTGTTATAAAGGTACAGTGTCATCACAGAATGGTATTAATCAATGTGACATGATTAGGTCACCTTGTTACAGTTACATCACAGTAATCATGCAATTCTGATCTGTAGTGTATCATAAAGATATCATCTGATGTTTAGTGTATCATAAAGATATCATCTGATCTATAGTGCATCATAAAGATATCATCTGATCTATAGTGCATCATAAAAATATCATCTGATCTATAGTGCATCATAAAGATATCATCTGATCTTTAGTGTATCATAAAGATATCATCTGATCTATAGTGCATCATAAAGATATCATCTGATCTTTAGTGTATCATAAAGATATCATCTGATCTATAGTGCATCATAAAGATATCATCTGATCTATAGTGTATCATAAAGATATCATCTGATCTATAGTGCATCATAAAGATATCATCTGATCTTTAGTGTATCATAAAGATATCATCTGATCTTTAGTGTATCAtaaagatacacttgtgtaattacatgaggcaaactGAAGtttatacatgtgtaattacataggctgtacgtCTGTAATCCGTTTGTAACACTGAGTAAGTCATCAGTACTTACACTGTTGTatgtgttattcatgtgtaactacacagttatgagagacacttaatataaagtagGTCTCATTATTATCAACTACATAGAGTTCAGTGCAAAATGGCTTAAGCTACTCTGAGGTTATAGGTTATAGTGTGTACTgtaactttgggcctgccggtgggcTCTGGCCATATATCAGGTTAACTACTGATAGACACTCTGCAACAGGCCAAAACctgacaaaacaaacacagtggTGCATCAACACAACTCAACACCACCTGTCATTTACATTCACTGCGATGAGCCTCTTTGAAAGCACTTGAAAGTGTTTCAGTTGTGACTTTCCTCAAACATGTTTCACACATCCGCATGCAGGGAGGttctcagctctctctttctcaatatAAGAAGGGGAAGTGAGCACGTCCTCAGTTTCTGTTTAAGATGCTGTATTAGAAACAGTCACACAGAGACAGGGTGTAAGTTCCAGGAGTTGGTGTGGATCCGAAAGGCTGAACTCAGAATGAAgaccctcctcatcttcaccctCTTCCTGATTTCAGGTAAGGAGATGCTCTTCTATATAATCTGCACTATCAGCAGCGTCAAATGAAGCCTTTACTCAGATGGACGTTTGTCCTCTTTTAGTAGGTGGAGAAGACTCTATAGACGTGACGGGATATTCAGGAGGAGGAGTCCTCATCAAGTGTGAATACGACAGAGGATACACATCAAACCAGAAATAtctctgtaagggtccatggtCAACCTGTGCTGACCAGATCAAGACCGGAGTTAAAAATAAGTGGATAAACAGAGGAAGATTCTCACTGTTTGACGACACCAGTGCTGCACAGTTCTGGGTGGTGATCAGGGAGCTCACTGTAGAGGATTCTGGAACGTACCACTGTGGAGTTGATAAATCTGCCTTTGACTTCTACACACCAGTGAAACTGAAGGTAGAGGAAGGTGAGTCTCTCCCAGCACTGTTCATCTTTTTTATTCTAAACCTCctccatcattaacatcagcTACAGTGAGGGTGAATGAACAAATTCccataaatatcaaatattagGGACCGTGATGTCAAAGTGCCTTTCAATGTAGCTCTATTAAGAACTTGTCCACTCATTATATCAGTGTTATGATGGGGTCTCTGTCTTCACAGATTCCTTTCCAGTCCTGCTCCAGTCCTGTTAGATCAGGAGGCTGGTCTAACATACATCTAGTGAGGGGGTTGTGGCCTTTAGTGAAATGACCAAACGTGCCCAGAAAGGAGTCGTAATGTAGAGTTAATTTGTGGATCAATacaaactcaaactcaaacaTCTCAGTCAGACTAAATCATTGGCATTTTATTAGAGAAACAGAATTCTCAGATTGTCAATGACTGATTCTGAATTATTTCCACGCTCCATAAATGTAATAAGTTATGGGATTATATGATCTGACAGGACTCTATTACATTATAAAGGTAATGCAATTGATTTAATCTGATTGTTTATGATTGACAGATCAAGACTACGAGAAGAGCATCAGTGTGACTGGCCATGTAGGGGGAAGTGTCAACATCAGCTGCAAATACCCACAATCCCACAGCAGTGACCCCAAGTTCCTCTGTAGAATGATGGACACTGCTGGCTGTAattataaaacatcagttaaaCAGAGCAGAAGATGGATAAATGAGGGAAAGTTCTCTCTGCATGATGACAGAGCAAGGCAGATCTTCACTGTGATCATCAACCGTCTGACTGAGGGAGACTCTGGTGAATACTGGTGTGGAGCTGAATCAGACTGGACATCTGACCATGGATACAAGGCCTATATCACCCAGATGAACCTCAGAGTTACTGGTGAGTAGATATTGTGCTGAATTAATTACTAACATTATTGTCAGAACAGATGTAATAATAtcattaacatttcaaaacaagttGAGCATGTTTGCATATTGCTTTTCAACATTAATATCCAGTATGCCTTGAAAACCAAAGCAATGCAAGCTGCAGCAAAGTATTTTTTagattcattttttaaaactggaaaatgttttAGAATCACCAATATCAAGAAACCAGACATCAGTCAGTGAGCCACCTGCCTTCACTCCATCACCTGGTGAGCCTCTTCATCTAAACACAGTGTCCGTTTTCACAGTCTATTTCAAACTTTGCTCATTCCCTGAAGAGTGTAGTGAGCATGTGTGGTTTAGAAGTGTGTGCAAACATCCAGTTACTGATTCATCAACACTGACATAACTTTTAATTTCTTTATCAAACAAATGAATTGTCTTCCAAAAATATCTGCAAGTCTTCCTTGTACAAACCTCAACATGGCCAGTTCAATCATCTGCCGTACAACTTGTACAGAGTAACTCAACAGGTATGTTTCCCTCTGACCAACTACACTGCACACTCTTACACCAAAATtgagaaaataatacaaaatatggCTTAATATTAGTTCCTATGTATCTCCCAGGTCCTGCCATATACTCCTCTATCAGTGTTGGGATTGTGTTGTTAACCATTGGTCTGGTTACAGCATTCTACTACAAAATAAAACCCAAAGGTAAAACCCGTTTCATAATATAAGACTGTGCTGAAATATCCACAGTGCAGAAACCATGGAAGAATGAAATAATGTGtcatcactaactcactcacaaaATTTTACAACTGTAGAATTCTcagctgctgctcttcatttcCCAATAGGTGGAGAAACAGTGATGCGATATTCCGGACAGGTGCTCCACAGT containing:
- the LOC108411739 gene encoding polymeric immunoglobulin receptor-like yields the protein MKTLLIFTLFLISVGGEDSIDVTGYSGGGVLIKCEYDRGYTSNQKYLCKGPWSTCADQIKTGVKNKWINRGRFSLFDDTSAAQFWVVIRELTVEDSGTYHCGVDKSAFDFYTPVKLKVEEDQDYEKSISVTGHVGGSVNISCKYPQSHSSDPKFLCRMMDTAGCNYKTSVKQSRRWINEGKFSLHDDRARQIFTVIINRLTEGDSGEYWCGAESDWTSDHGYKAYITQMNLRVTESPISRNQTSVSEPPAFTPSPVFLVQTSTWPVQSSAVQLVQSNSTGPAIYSSISVGIVLLTIGLVTAFYYKIKPKGGETVMRYSGQVLHSLDTTTNQPDLVYQSLDTTTNQSDSVYQSLDIINNQPDSVYQSLDITKNQSDAVYQLEFEPHYSLTEVSVYEYR